In Paraburkholderia flava, one genomic interval encodes:
- the ppx gene encoding exopolyphosphatase, which yields MATLNSAATGQMAALARMESAQSMVKSSQLLAAVDLGSNSFRLIVGRIEETDAGSQIYQVDALRESVRLAAGLGRDKLLDRASQVRGWDALKRFGERLRDFHPDHVRAVATNTLRVAKNAGEFLVEAQAALGFPIEVIAGREEARLIYAGAAHSVPASAGKRLVVDIGGGSTEFIIGSHYTPIKMESLYIGCVSHSRAFFPAGNVDEYTMRQAELAATREIQIISNEYRKTGWEQAIGSSGTARALAELVEANGFNDPGITHGISRGGLEKLRRALIKAENVNRLKLVALKSDRIPVLAGGLSIMLAVFDELGIDYVDTTDGALRLGVLYDLLGRSQHEDMRTVTVEGFMRRYGIDRAQAARIGELAIRFYDQFDEPDAERRTENRMFIGWAAALHEIGLSISHSAYHKHSAYIASNADMPGFSRTDQARLAALVLGHAGKLGKLSQTRDVEWPLLFCLRLASLLCRRRADVGLPGIRVAQAAGGYEVRLPHEWVENNPLTDYNLIQEAAEWEKVGIPYRVVYTDKDD from the coding sequence ATGGCGACTTTAAATAGCGCCGCAACCGGTCAGATGGCGGCGCTCGCGCGTATGGAGTCCGCCCAATCGATGGTCAAATCTTCGCAACTCCTCGCCGCAGTCGATCTCGGTTCGAACAGCTTCCGGCTGATCGTCGGCCGGATCGAGGAAACCGACGCAGGCAGCCAGATCTACCAGGTGGACGCGCTCCGCGAGTCCGTGCGGCTGGCGGCCGGCCTCGGGCGGGACAAGTTGCTCGACCGCGCGTCGCAGGTGCGGGGTTGGGATGCGCTGAAGCGTTTCGGCGAACGTCTGCGCGATTTCCATCCGGATCATGTGCGGGCGGTCGCAACCAACACGCTGCGCGTCGCGAAGAATGCCGGCGAATTTCTCGTCGAGGCCCAGGCGGCGCTCGGCTTCCCGATCGAAGTGATCGCCGGGCGGGAAGAGGCGCGGCTGATCTACGCGGGCGCGGCGCATTCGGTGCCGGCGAGCGCGGGCAAGCGGCTGGTGGTCGACATCGGCGGCGGCTCGACGGAATTCATCATCGGTTCGCACTACACGCCGATCAAGATGGAAAGCCTGTACATCGGCTGCGTGAGTCATAGCCGCGCATTCTTCCCAGCCGGCAACGTCGACGAATACACGATGCGTCAGGCCGAACTCGCGGCCACGCGCGAAATCCAGATCATCTCGAACGAATACCGCAAGACCGGCTGGGAGCAGGCGATCGGCTCGTCGGGCACCGCGCGCGCGCTGGCCGAACTCGTCGAGGCGAACGGCTTCAACGATCCGGGCATCACGCACGGCATCTCGCGCGGCGGCCTCGAAAAGCTGCGACGCGCGCTGATCAAGGCGGAGAACGTGAACCGGCTGAAGCTCGTCGCGCTGAAGTCGGATCGCATACCAGTGCTGGCGGGCGGGCTGTCCATCATGCTCGCGGTCTTCGACGAACTCGGCATCGACTATGTCGACACCACCGACGGCGCGCTGCGTCTCGGCGTGCTGTACGACCTGCTCGGCCGTTCGCAGCACGAAGACATGCGGACCGTGACCGTCGAAGGATTCATGCGACGTTACGGGATCGATCGCGCGCAGGCCGCGCGGATCGGCGAACTCGCGATCCGTTTCTACGATCAGTTCGACGAACCCGATGCGGAACGTCGCACTGAAAACCGGATGTTTATCGGCTGGGCGGCCGCGTTGCACGAGATCGGCCTGTCGATCTCGCACAGCGCGTATCACAAGCACTCGGCATATATCGCCAGCAACGCGGACATGCCCGGCTTTTCGCGCACCGACCAGGCGCGCCTCGCCGCGCTGGTGCTGGGCCATGCGGGCAAGCTCGGCAAGCTGTCGCAGACACGCGACGTCGAATGGCCGCTGCTGTTCTGTCTGCGCCTTGCATCGCTGCTGTGCCGTCGCCGTGCGGACGTCGGGCTGCCCGGCATTCGCGTCGCTCAAGCTGCGGGCGGCTACGAAGTGCGGCTGCCGCACGAGTGGGTCGAGAACAATCCGCTGACCGATTACAACCTGATCCAGGAAGCGGCGGAGTGGGAGAAGGTCGGGATTCCGTATCGGGTGGTGTATACGGACAAGGACGACTAG
- a CDS encoding GNAT family N-acetyltransferase, giving the protein MRELPTPTLPLASILPLEPRRRLPRAEETVTAQHRLQVAWARSDEELREAQRLRFRVFADEMGARLTGPAGLDVDAFDAYCDHLLVRDLDTLKVVGTYRVLPPHQAARIGRLYAESEFDLSRLTHLRPKMVEVGRSCVHPDYRSGSVIMSLWAGLGSYMRHNGYETMLGCASVAMADGGHFAANLYCSLRDNALTAPEYRAFPHTPLPVDELRTGADVAPPLLIKGYLRLGAKICGAPAWDPDFNTADFLTLFRLSDINARYARHFLGDVL; this is encoded by the coding sequence ATGCGAGAACTGCCGACGCCTACCCTGCCCCTCGCCTCGATTCTCCCGCTGGAGCCGCGTCGCCGTCTGCCCCGCGCCGAAGAAACCGTCACCGCGCAACATCGCCTGCAAGTTGCATGGGCGCGCAGCGACGAAGAGCTTCGTGAAGCCCAGCGCCTGCGCTTCCGCGTTTTCGCCGATGAAATGGGCGCCCGTCTCACGGGCCCGGCCGGCCTCGACGTCGATGCATTCGATGCGTACTGCGACCACCTGCTCGTCCGCGACCTCGACACGCTGAAAGTGGTCGGCACGTATCGCGTGCTGCCGCCGCATCAGGCCGCGCGCATCGGGCGTCTGTATGCGGAAAGCGAATTCGATCTGTCGCGTCTCACGCACCTGCGTCCGAAGATGGTCGAAGTCGGCCGTTCGTGTGTGCACCCCGACTACCGCAGCGGCTCGGTGATCATGTCGCTGTGGGCCGGTCTCGGTTCGTACATGCGCCACAACGGCTACGAAACGATGCTCGGCTGTGCGAGCGTCGCGATGGCCGACGGCGGCCACTTCGCGGCCAACCTGTACTGCTCGCTGCGCGACAACGCGTTGACGGCGCCCGAATATCGCGCGTTCCCGCATACACCGCTGCCCGTCGACGAGTTGCGCACCGGCGCCGACGTCGCCCCGCCGCTGCTGATCAAGGGCTACCTGCGGCTCGGCGCGAAGATCTGCGGCGCACCCGCCTGGGATCCCGACTTCAACACAGCAGACTTTCTCACGCTGTTCCGTCTGTCCGACATCAACGCGCGCTATGCGCGGCACTTCCTCGGCGACGTGCTGTGA
- a CDS encoding SixA phosphatase family protein, with translation MNLILWRHAEAEDIASSDLARQLTARGRKQAQNAAKWLRARIEADAVILASPAARTIQTAESLTDQYRVIREIAPDASATAVLEAAGWPDGIAGTVVVVGHQPTLGHVVARLLAGSGASWPVKKAGIWWIESRDRLGDGQAVLRAAISPDLI, from the coding sequence ATGAACCTCATCCTCTGGCGTCACGCCGAAGCCGAAGACATCGCGTCGAGCGATCTAGCCCGCCAGCTCACCGCGCGCGGCCGCAAGCAGGCGCAGAACGCCGCGAAGTGGCTACGTGCCCGCATCGAGGCCGATGCGGTGATTCTGGCGAGCCCGGCGGCGCGCACGATACAGACAGCGGAATCGCTGACCGATCAATACCGTGTGATTCGCGAGATCGCGCCCGATGCAAGCGCGACCGCCGTGCTCGAGGCAGCCGGCTGGCCCGACGGGATCGCGGGCACCGTCGTCGTGGTTGGCCATCAGCCGACGCTCGGTCACGTCGTCGCGCGGCTTCTCGCCGGTAGCGGCGCGAGCTGGCCGGTCAAGAAGGCGGGCATCTGGTGGATAGAAAGCCGCGACCGGCTCGGCGACGGACAGGCTGTCCTGCGCGCGGCGATCTCGCCGGACCTGATCTGA